One genomic window of Paramormyrops kingsleyae isolate MSU_618 chromosome 22, PKINGS_0.4, whole genome shotgun sequence includes the following:
- the rdh8a gene encoding retinol dehydrogenase 8a isoform X1, whose translation MAGRLHDPLDFSRRADGSPERRATRTRAPALRTMASDGRKVVLITGCSSGIGLRIAAMLARDEKKRYHVVATMRDLKRKEKLLEAVGDAHGDTLALRVLDVCSEESVRQCVGGLEDRRVDVLINNAGIGLLGPVESISIEEMKKVFETNFFGVVRMIKEVMPDMKRRRSGHIIVMSSVMGLQGVVFNDVYTASKFAMEGFCESLAVQLLKFNVKLSMIEPGPVHTEFEVKIMQDVAKMEFPGADADTVRYFKDVYLPSSIHMFEAMGQSADDIAKCTKKVIEASRPRFRNLTNTLYTPIVAMKYADETGGLSIHTFYNLLFNFGTLMHITVSILKCLTCRCFRRRNISPD comes from the exons ATGGCCGGCCGGTTGCATGATCCGCTTGATTTTTCAAGACGGGCGGACGGCAGCCCGGAGCGGAGAGCGACGCGGACCCGCGCCCCGGCACTGCGAACTATGGCGAGCGACGGACGGAAAGTGGTTCTCATCACCGGCTGCTCCTCAGGGATCGGTCTCCGGATCGCGGCGATGCTCGCCAGAGACGAAAAGAAGCGATACCACG TCGTAGCCACCATGCGAGACCTGAAGAGGAAGGAGAAGCTTCTGGAAGCTGTGGGCGACGCCCACGGGGACACGCTGGCACTGCGGGTGCTGGACGTCTGCAGTGAGGAGTCGGTCAGGCAGTGCGTGGGCGGCCTCGAGGACCGGCGCGTGGATGTGCTCA TCAACAACGCGGGCATCGGTCTGCTCGGCCCGGTGGAGAGCATCAGCATAGAGGAGATGAAGAAGGTGTTCGAGACCAACTTCTTTGGCGTGGTGCGCATGATCAAGGAGGTGATGCCAGACATGAAGAGGAGAAGGAGCGGACACATCATCGTGATGAGCAGCGTCATGGGCTTGCAGG GGGTGGTGTTTAATGACGTCTACACAGCCTCCAAGTTCGCAATGGAGGGCTTCTGCGAGAGTCTGGCTGTACAGCTGCTCAAGTTCAACGTCAA actGTCGATGATCGAGCCAGGCCCTGTGCACACAGAGTTCGAGGTGAAGATCATGCAGGATGTAGCGAAGATGGAGTTCCCGGGTGCAGACGCGGACACCGTGCGCTATTTCAAGGACGTCTACCTGCCCTCCTCCATCCACATGTTCGAGGCCATGGGTCAGTCGGCTGATGACATCGCCAAG TGCACCAAGAAGGTCATTGAGGCGAGTCGCCCTCGATTTCGCAATCTGACCAACACCCTCTACACCCCCATCGTGGCCATGAAGTACGCAGATGAAACCGGAGGTCTGTCCATCCACACTTTCTACAATCTGCTCTTCAACTTCGGCACGCTGATGCACATCACCGTCAGCATCCTCAAATGCCTGACCTGCCGGTGCTTCCGCAGGCGCAATATCTCCCCTGACTGA
- the rdh8a gene encoding retinol dehydrogenase 8a isoform X2, with amino-acid sequence MAGRLHDPLDFSRRADGSPERRATRTRAPALRTMASDGRKVVLITGCSSGIGLRIAAMLARDEKKRYHVVATMRDLKRKEKLLEAVGDAHGDTLALRVLDVCSEESVRQCVGGLEDRRVDVLINNAGIGLLGPVESISIEEMKKVFETNFFGVVRMIKEVMPDMKRRRSGHIIVMSSVMGLQGVVFNDVYTASKFAMEGFCESLAVQLLKFNVKLSMIEPGPVHTEFEVKIMQDVAKMEFPGADADTVRYFKDVYLPSSIHMFEAMGQSADDIAKVAH; translated from the exons ATGGCCGGCCGGTTGCATGATCCGCTTGATTTTTCAAGACGGGCGGACGGCAGCCCGGAGCGGAGAGCGACGCGGACCCGCGCCCCGGCACTGCGAACTATGGCGAGCGACGGACGGAAAGTGGTTCTCATCACCGGCTGCTCCTCAGGGATCGGTCTCCGGATCGCGGCGATGCTCGCCAGAGACGAAAAGAAGCGATACCACG TCGTAGCCACCATGCGAGACCTGAAGAGGAAGGAGAAGCTTCTGGAAGCTGTGGGCGACGCCCACGGGGACACGCTGGCACTGCGGGTGCTGGACGTCTGCAGTGAGGAGTCGGTCAGGCAGTGCGTGGGCGGCCTCGAGGACCGGCGCGTGGATGTGCTCA TCAACAACGCGGGCATCGGTCTGCTCGGCCCGGTGGAGAGCATCAGCATAGAGGAGATGAAGAAGGTGTTCGAGACCAACTTCTTTGGCGTGGTGCGCATGATCAAGGAGGTGATGCCAGACATGAAGAGGAGAAGGAGCGGACACATCATCGTGATGAGCAGCGTCATGGGCTTGCAGG GGGTGGTGTTTAATGACGTCTACACAGCCTCCAAGTTCGCAATGGAGGGCTTCTGCGAGAGTCTGGCTGTACAGCTGCTCAAGTTCAACGTCAA actGTCGATGATCGAGCCAGGCCCTGTGCACACAGAGTTCGAGGTGAAGATCATGCAGGATGTAGCGAAGATGGAGTTCCCGGGTGCAGACGCGGACACCGTGCGCTATTTCAAGGACGTCTACCTGCCCTCCTCCATCCACATGTTCGAGGCCATGGGTCAGTCGGCTGATGACATCGCCAAG GTGGCGCATTAG